A genomic region of Pseudomonas abietaniphila contains the following coding sequences:
- a CDS encoding MFS transporter, protein MLAALRHYPASVNLLLSSSLFLTLGRAITLPYLVIYLSSSFVLGISDIGMVVGSALIVGSLLSLYGGYLTDKLSSYKLILCFTGFFVTGFVGMCVTNKLWLFFLFLVSFNFAYSVIDIVVKAAFGKLLPVAEQSKVFSVRYTLINIGYAVGPFIGAGLAHWNMKLPFMMSALLGLGFFVVYSIFGDRKLSSADPANTPVSFLAVGRILLKDYRLVCFTVGGVLSAVVFGQFTAYISQYLVTTSTPEFTYQVISSVVAVNATVVICLQYFVGKHISHQYLNQWLTAGFSLFLMGVVGFALSTTVLHWSLAVAIFTLGEIIVFPAEYMFIDRIAPTHLRGMYYGAQNLSNLGGALGPVLCGFALATQSAHFMFYMLAAFIVAGGCFYLLGASYSRRHDQSSSTR, encoded by the coding sequence ATGCTCGCTGCCCTCAGACATTACCCTGCCTCAGTCAATCTGCTGTTGTCCTCGTCGCTGTTTCTGACGCTGGGCAGGGCGATCACCCTGCCGTATCTGGTGATTTACCTTTCCTCCAGCTTTGTCCTGGGCATCAGTGATATCGGCATGGTCGTAGGCAGTGCGCTGATCGTCGGCTCATTGCTGAGCCTGTATGGCGGCTACCTCACCGACAAACTGTCCAGCTACAAGCTGATCCTGTGTTTCACCGGGTTCTTCGTCACCGGCTTCGTCGGCATGTGCGTGACAAACAAGCTGTGGCTGTTCTTCCTGTTTCTGGTGTCCTTCAACTTCGCCTATTCAGTGATCGACATCGTGGTCAAGGCGGCGTTTGGCAAGCTGTTGCCGGTGGCCGAGCAGAGCAAGGTGTTTTCGGTGCGCTACACGCTGATCAACATCGGTTATGCGGTGGGGCCGTTCATTGGCGCGGGGCTGGCGCACTGGAACATGAAGCTGCCGTTCATGATGTCGGCGCTTCTGGGGCTGGGTTTCTTCGTGGTTTATTCGATTTTCGGCGACCGCAAGCTCAGCTCGGCGGACCCTGCGAACACGCCGGTATCGTTTTTGGCGGTCGGGCGAATTCTGCTCAAGGACTATCGGCTGGTGTGCTTCACCGTAGGCGGCGTGCTGAGCGCCGTGGTGTTCGGGCAGTTCACGGCGTATATCTCGCAGTACCTGGTGACCACCAGCACCCCGGAATTCACGTATCAGGTCATCAGCTCGGTGGTGGCGGTCAACGCCACGGTGGTCATCTGCCTGCAGTATTTCGTTGGCAAACACATCAGCCATCAGTACCTGAATCAGTGGCTGACGGCAGGTTTCAGCCTGTTTCTGATGGGCGTGGTCGGGTTTGCGCTGTCGACCACGGTGCTGCACTGGTCGCTGGCGGTGGCGATTTTCACCCTTGGCGAAATCATCGTGTTCCCGGCTGAATACATGTTCATCGACCGCATCGCGCCGACGCACCTGCGCGGCATGTATTACGGCGCGCAGAACTTGTCCAACCTTGGTGGTGCTTTGGGGCCGGTGCTGTGCGGTTTTGCGCTGGCGACGCAGTCAGCGCACTTCATGTTCTATATGCTGGCGGCCTTTATCGTGGCCGGCGGCTGTTTCTACCTGCTGGGCGCTTCCTACTCCAGACGCCACGATCAATCCTCCAGCACGCGGTGA
- a CDS encoding bifunctional diguanylate cyclase/phosphodiesterase codes for MPTLPPADPSNPKNHRSSVALARASLFKFVALLTGVFVLGACMLAYLARDLDRVEEVESAFYTHKAVSSLEKSLSATIKDYAFWGDSYKNLHLHVDTDWAFVRQNIGPTLYSDFGFEGLFVVNDVDATVYAVIEGNLTTVDAARWLGPSMSQILAQAREGAEKETPTTAFIKVDGVPALVAAAAITPGTDPTVVPDDRTSSVLLFVTLLSETKLAALGRDYGVDALHVAAGNEMGQASALALGQDGEAGALSWTPPKPGERLLMLGLPWVCVAALLVCLMAWVILRRTTASAKSLDDSYASLQHSQIALATSEARFRDVVEASSDWVWEIDDQGRFTYLSERFEAVTGLSRDRWAGASMDDLLGTEMGTVSQWLAIPDRKPEISIQCRYADALGQARITRLSARQMIGGGFRGTATDVTEEVEARRRIEFLSQHDALTGLPNRVRLQEFLDGKLKATPTVQHPLVMLSLDLDRFKPVNDLLGHAAGDTVLNEVSRRLSDCVRHGDLVARVGGDEFVLILTDVEGPEEVEALCQRLIGSIEHPVLLNEQEVFVSASIGIAMAPTDAREAAELLRYADIALYEAKASGRSTWRFYAGDMNARIIERRRLESDLRFAIKHGELRLHFQPRYRISDGHMVGAEALVRWQHPVRGLIAPDTFIPIAEETGLIIPLSDWVIATACNQAATWPAHLFVSINLSPAEFKRGQVALRVQKILEASGLAPSRVELEITEGVMLEDAAGALEVMQSLKRLGVRIAMDDFGTGYSSLSYLRTFPFDGLKIDRSFLTRLGESEDDQSIVKAIIGLGRALSLTVTAEGIETAEHLALLKAVACDEGQGYYLSKPLNMRDFTSLLGMGSPVDSDC; via the coding sequence ATGCCAACGCTTCCCCCTGCGGACCCCTCGAACCCGAAAAACCATCGCTCCAGTGTGGCGCTGGCTCGTGCGTCACTCTTCAAATTCGTTGCGCTATTGACCGGCGTTTTTGTGCTTGGTGCCTGCATGCTCGCCTATCTGGCCCGGGATCTTGACCGTGTTGAAGAAGTTGAGAGTGCGTTCTACACGCACAAGGCGGTGAGTTCGCTGGAGAAGTCGCTGAGCGCGACCATCAAGGACTACGCCTTTTGGGGCGACAGCTATAAGAACCTCCATCTGCACGTCGACACCGACTGGGCCTTTGTGCGCCAGAACATCGGCCCGACGCTGTACAGCGATTTCGGGTTTGAAGGCCTGTTTGTCGTCAACGACGTCGATGCCACCGTTTATGCCGTGATCGAGGGCAATCTGACGACTGTCGATGCCGCACGGTGGCTGGGGCCGTCGATGAGCCAGATCCTTGCGCAGGCTCGTGAGGGCGCTGAGAAGGAGACCCCGACGACGGCGTTCATCAAGGTCGATGGCGTTCCCGCCCTGGTGGCCGCCGCTGCGATAACCCCAGGCACCGATCCGACCGTCGTACCGGATGACCGGACCTCGTCGGTGCTGCTGTTTGTCACGCTGCTGAGTGAAACCAAGCTCGCCGCGCTCGGCAGGGACTACGGTGTGGACGCGCTCCACGTGGCCGCAGGGAACGAGATGGGTCAGGCGTCGGCGTTGGCGCTTGGTCAAGACGGCGAGGCCGGAGCCCTGAGCTGGACACCGCCCAAGCCAGGCGAGCGCTTATTGATGCTGGGTCTGCCTTGGGTCTGCGTGGCCGCACTGCTGGTCTGTCTGATGGCGTGGGTCATTTTGCGTCGTACTACTGCCAGCGCCAAATCGCTCGATGACAGTTACGCCTCCTTACAACACAGCCAGATTGCACTGGCCACCAGTGAAGCCAGGTTTCGGGATGTCGTCGAAGCCAGCTCCGACTGGGTATGGGAAATCGATGACCAGGGACGCTTCACCTACCTGTCGGAGCGATTCGAAGCCGTCACCGGCCTGTCGCGCGACCGTTGGGCCGGTGCTTCCATGGATGATTTGCTGGGCACTGAAATGGGGACCGTCTCACAGTGGCTGGCGATTCCGGATCGCAAGCCTGAGATCAGTATCCAGTGCCGTTATGCAGACGCCCTGGGTCAAGCGCGGATCACGCGTTTGTCCGCCCGGCAAATGATCGGCGGAGGCTTTCGCGGCACCGCAACGGACGTCACTGAGGAAGTCGAGGCGCGGCGACGCATCGAGTTTCTTTCGCAGCACGATGCGCTGACCGGACTGCCAAACCGGGTCAGGCTCCAGGAGTTCCTGGATGGCAAGCTCAAGGCGACGCCGACGGTGCAGCATCCGCTGGTCATGCTCAGCCTGGACCTGGATCGGTTCAAACCGGTCAACGACCTGCTGGGGCACGCTGCGGGTGACACGGTGCTGAACGAGGTGTCCCGACGGCTTTCCGATTGTGTGCGTCACGGCGACCTGGTGGCGCGCGTCGGCGGCGACGAGTTTGTGCTGATCCTGACCGATGTCGAAGGCCCCGAAGAGGTCGAAGCGTTGTGCCAGCGATTGATCGGGTCCATCGAGCATCCCGTCCTGCTCAACGAGCAAGAAGTGTTCGTCAGTGCCAGCATCGGTATCGCGATGGCACCCACTGACGCTCGAGAAGCCGCCGAACTGCTTCGTTATGCCGACATTGCCTTGTATGAGGCCAAAGCCAGCGGCAGAAGCACCTGGCGTTTTTATGCGGGCGACATGAACGCGCGGATCATCGAGCGGCGTCGACTGGAAAGTGATCTGCGCTTTGCCATCAAGCATGGCGAGCTGAGGCTGCATTTTCAGCCCCGGTACCGGATTTCCGATGGGCACATGGTGGGCGCCGAGGCACTGGTTCGCTGGCAGCATCCCGTCCGGGGACTGATCGCGCCCGACACCTTTATCCCGATTGCAGAAGAGACGGGCCTGATCATTCCCCTCAGTGACTGGGTCATTGCGACCGCCTGCAACCAGGCCGCCACATGGCCAGCCCATCTGTTTGTCTCGATCAACCTGTCACCGGCAGAGTTCAAGCGCGGTCAGGTCGCGCTTCGGGTCCAGAAGATTCTGGAGGCGAGCGGCCTGGCGCCGTCGCGCGTCGAACTGGAGATCACCGAAGGGGTGATGCTGGAGGATGCTGCGGGCGCGCTGGAGGTCATGCAATCACTCAAGCGTCTCGGGGTCCGTATTGCGATGGATGACTTCGGCACGGGGTATTCGTCGTTGAGCTACCTGCGCACGTTCCCGTTTGACGGGCTGAAGATCGACCGCAGTTTTCTCACCCGGCTGGGTGAAAGCGAGGATGACCAGTCGATTGTCAAAGCCATCATCGGGTTAGGGCGAGCGCTCTCGCTGACGGTCACCGCCGAGGGCATCGAAACCGCCGAGCATCTTGCGCTGCTCAAGGCGGTGGCCTGTGATGAAGGGCAGGGCTATTACCTGAGCAAGCCCCTGAATATGCGCGACTTCACGTCGCTGCTGGGTATGGGGAGCCCGGTCGACAGCGATTGCTGA
- a CDS encoding SulP family inorganic anion transporter, translated as MKPARLRADVLAGLTTSFALVPECIAFALVAHLNPLMGLYGAFIICTLTALFGGRPGMVSGAAGSMAVVIVALVVQHGVQYLLATVLLGGLVMIAFGVLRLGKLVRMVPYPVMLGFVNGLAIVIAMAQLEHFKSGDTWLSGTPLYLMLGLVALTMGVVYTLPRLTRSVPPALVAILGVGLLVYLFNLPTRTLGDMAHIAGGLPGLALPDVPWNLDTLYIIAPYAVLMALVGLLETLLTLNLTDEITESRGYPDRECVALGVANIASGFCGGMGGCAMIGQTVINLSSGGRGRLSGIVAGVMILMFVLFLSPLIERIPLAALVGVMFVVAQQTFAWASLRVLRKVPLNDVLAIIAVTIVTVLTDLATAVLFGILIAALNFAWQQARELYADSHVEADGSKLYHLHGTLFFASATPFLDQFDHLNDPDHVTLDCRHLRFVDYSAIAALKTLRERYQKAGKHLRVVHLSERCKKLLKRAGEHH; from the coding sequence ATGAAACCCGCCCGCCTCCGCGCCGATGTCCTCGCCGGCCTCACCACGTCTTTCGCCCTGGTGCCCGAGTGCATCGCCTTCGCTCTGGTCGCCCACCTCAACCCGCTGATGGGCCTGTATGGCGCGTTCATCATCTGCACGCTGACCGCGCTGTTCGGTGGTCGGCCCGGCATGGTGTCGGGCGCCGCGGGATCGATGGCGGTGGTGATCGTCGCGCTGGTGGTGCAACACGGTGTGCAGTACTTGCTGGCAACGGTGTTGCTCGGCGGTCTGGTGATGATTGCGTTCGGCGTGCTGCGTCTGGGCAAACTGGTGCGCATGGTGCCGTACCCGGTGATGCTCGGCTTCGTCAACGGTCTGGCGATCGTGATCGCCATGGCCCAGCTTGAGCACTTCAAAAGCGGCGACACCTGGCTCAGCGGCACGCCGCTTTACCTGATGCTTGGACTGGTGGCATTGACCATGGGCGTCGTCTATACCCTGCCGCGCCTGACCCGTTCGGTCCCGCCCGCACTGGTCGCCATTCTGGGCGTCGGGCTGCTGGTGTACCTGTTCAACCTGCCAACCCGCACGCTGGGCGATATGGCGCACATCGCGGGCGGCCTGCCGGGGCTCGCGCTACCGGATGTGCCGTGGAACCTGGACACCCTTTACATCATTGCGCCCTATGCCGTGTTGATGGCGCTGGTCGGTCTGCTGGAAACCCTGCTGACGCTTAACCTCACCGATGAAATCACCGAAAGCCGTGGCTACCCGGACCGGGAGTGCGTGGCGTTGGGCGTTGCCAACATAGCGTCGGGGTTCTGCGGCGGCATGGGCGGTTGCGCTATGATCGGCCAGACCGTGATCAACCTCAGCTCGGGCGGTCGTGGACGTCTGTCAGGCATCGTGGCCGGGGTAATGATTCTGATGTTCGTGCTGTTTCTGTCGCCGCTGATCGAGCGGATTCCGCTCGCCGCGCTGGTCGGCGTGATGTTCGTGGTCGCTCAACAGACCTTCGCCTGGGCGTCGCTGCGCGTGCTGCGCAAAGTGCCGTTGAATGATGTGCTGGCGATCATCGCCGTGACCATCGTCACCGTGCTCACGGATCTGGCGACCGCGGTGCTGTTCGGCATTCTCATCGCAGCCCTCAACTTTGCCTGGCAACAAGCCCGCGAGCTGTACGCCGACAGCCATGTCGAAGCGGACGGCAGCAAGCTGTATCACCTGCACGGCACATTGTTCTTCGCCTCGGCCACGCCGTTTCTCGATCAGTTCGATCACCTCAACGATCCAGACCACGTCACCTTGGACTGCCGACACTTGCGCTTCGTCGATTACTCGGCCATTGCCGCCCTGAAGACCTTGCGCGAGCGCTATCAGAAAGCCGGCAAACACTTGCGGGTCGTGCACCTGTCCGAGCGCTGCAAAAAGCTGCTCAAGCGCGCGGGCGAGCATCACTGA
- a CDS encoding HAD family hydrolase yields MSPRTSFIFDLDGTLTDSVYQNVAAWKQALDSEGIPLAMWRIHRKIGMSGGLMLKSLSRETGMDISAEQADRLSEKHSEAYRELQGQIIALPGAIELLETLNRGDLKWCIATSGGSETARINLEALGLKLEEVALITRDDVKYGKPDPDLFLAAAQRMEVPIEECLVIGDAIWDMLAARRCKATGIGLLSGGYDISELERAGALRVYEDPLDLLNHLDEIASRP; encoded by the coding sequence ATGAGCCCGAGAACTTCTTTCATTTTTGATCTGGATGGCACCCTCACCGACAGTGTTTATCAGAATGTCGCGGCCTGGAAGCAAGCGCTGGACTCGGAAGGCATCCCGCTCGCGATGTGGCGCATCCACCGGAAAATCGGCATGAGTGGCGGGTTGATGCTCAAGTCGTTATCCCGGGAAACGGGAATGGACATCTCCGCCGAGCAGGCTGATCGACTCAGCGAGAAACACAGTGAAGCCTATCGCGAGCTTCAGGGTCAGATCATTGCGCTGCCCGGTGCAATCGAGCTGCTGGAAACACTCAATCGCGGTGATTTGAAGTGGTGTATCGCGACCAGCGGAGGCAGCGAGACCGCCAGAATCAACCTCGAGGCGCTGGGGCTGAAACTCGAGGAGGTCGCCCTCATCACGCGCGACGACGTTAAGTACGGCAAGCCTGATCCGGACCTTTTCCTGGCAGCTGCTCAGCGCATGGAGGTGCCAATCGAGGAGTGCCTGGTGATCGGAGACGCCATCTGGGACATGCTCGCTGCCCGGCGTTGCAAGGCCACAGGCATCGGCCTGCTCTCGGGCGGCTATGACATCAGCGAGCTGGAGCGGGCCGGGGCGCTGCGGGTTTATGAGGATCCGCTGGACCTGCTCAATCATCTGGACGAGATCGCGTCCCGTCCATAA
- a CDS encoding manganese catalase family protein: protein MFLHNKRLQYTVRVAEPNPGLANLLLEQFGGAQGELAAATRYFTQALAEEDPGRKDLLLDIATEELSHLEIIGSIIVMLNKGGKGKLAEGVQEEGELYRDINGAGNDSHITSLLYGGGAPLVNSAGIPWTAAYIDTIGEPTADFRSNIAAEARAKIVYERLINVTTDPGIKEALGFLMTREIAHQLSFEKALHSIQPNFPQGKLPGMPEFSRTYFSMSNGDPNVRGPWNSDAEFEYVENPHPAVDGGDGTASIELSEDDSVTLTMLKERTKSDLASDPMTGADLGSGLAQAADRELDPAR, encoded by the coding sequence ATGTTTCTGCACAACAAAAGACTGCAATACACCGTCCGTGTTGCCGAGCCTAATCCTGGCCTTGCCAACCTGCTCCTTGAGCAGTTCGGTGGTGCCCAGGGCGAACTCGCCGCCGCGACCCGCTATTTCACTCAGGCATTGGCCGAGGAGGATCCAGGTCGTAAGGATCTGCTTCTCGACATCGCCACGGAAGAGCTGAGCCATTTGGAGATCATTGGCTCGATCATCGTCATGCTCAATAAAGGCGGCAAAGGGAAGTTGGCAGAAGGTGTCCAGGAGGAAGGCGAGCTGTACCGCGATATCAACGGTGCCGGTAACGACTCGCACATTACCTCGCTGCTGTATGGGGGTGGCGCGCCGCTGGTGAATTCTGCGGGTATCCCGTGGACGGCAGCGTACATCGACACCATCGGTGAACCTACCGCTGACTTCCGTTCGAATATTGCGGCTGAGGCACGGGCGAAAATCGTCTACGAGCGGCTCATCAACGTCACCACGGATCCAGGCATCAAAGAGGCCCTCGGCTTTCTGATGACCCGCGAAATCGCTCACCAGTTGTCGTTCGAGAAAGCGCTGCATTCGATTCAGCCGAACTTCCCTCAGGGCAAGTTGCCGGGCATGCCGGAGTTCAGTCGGACCTATTTCAGCATGTCCAATGGCGATCCGAACGTACGTGGGCCGTGGAACAGCGACGCCGAGTTTGAGTATGTGGAGAATCCGCACCCGGCAGTGGACGGAGGTGACGGCACGGCCTCCATCGAACTGAGCGAGGATGATTCAGTGACACTGACCATGCTCAAAGAGCGCACGAAGTCCGATCTGGCCTCGGATCCCATGACCGGTGCCGATTTGGGTTCCGGTCTCGCTCAAGCGGCGGACAGGGAACTCGATCCGGCGCGTTAA
- a CDS encoding DUF4142 domain-containing protein, translating to MAHLIKTSTFALLVALASQGAFAAQDNDDFVEDASAKGVAEVEAGKLAQEKGSASDVKSFADMMVKDHTAANSKLKMIADKKNLEVSDSAELVDKAKAMILELRSSKSFDQAYANNQVKAHEATIALFEEEASNGKDADLKAFAAETLPKLKEHLVHAQALAKAHGGDAAK from the coding sequence ATGGCACACCTAATAAAAACTTCGACGTTCGCCTTGCTTGTCGCGCTTGCCAGTCAAGGTGCTTTCGCGGCGCAGGACAACGATGACTTTGTCGAGGACGCTTCTGCAAAAGGCGTCGCTGAGGTTGAAGCAGGCAAGCTTGCCCAGGAAAAAGGCAGCGCCAGCGACGTCAAGTCGTTTGCGGATATGATGGTCAAAGATCACACGGCGGCCAACAGCAAACTCAAGATGATTGCCGACAAGAAGAATCTGGAAGTCTCTGACAGCGCCGAGCTGGTCGACAAGGCAAAGGCGATGATCCTGGAACTGCGCAGTTCAAAATCCTTCGATCAGGCCTACGCAAACAACCAAGTCAAAGCGCATGAGGCGACCATCGCCCTGTTCGAGGAAGAAGCATCGAATGGAAAAGATGCCGATCTGAAAGCCTTTGCCGCAGAAACCCTTCCAAAGCTCAAGGAACACCTTGTGCATGCTCAGGCGTTGGCCAAGGCTCACGGCGGTGACGCTGCAAAATAA
- a CDS encoding ATPase domain-containing protein, with the protein MSTKVTINRLATGVPGFDEILGGGLPEFSFNLIAGPPGCGKTTLAHQMMFALATPERPAIFFTVLGEPPLKMLRYQQQFSFFDEDAVNRSIRYVNLADDTLAGDLDEVLRRIVSEVETHAPALVFVDSFRSVVLASETECNPNNNLPQFVQQLGMLMTTWHATTFLLGEYFNELDSNPIFTVADGLIWLRQSVQRNSMVRKMEIMKMRGQPTLPGLHTFRIGNSGVTVYPPAPVAVQASSEQLHVSAHPRLKMGIPRLDEMLGGGLPKGYSLLIAGPSGSGKSLLAAAFLEEGARNGETGVMAVFEQRSNHLRNPKLVELIISGKVGIVDRRVPDLSIDEIVQQLLSEIQRLKASRVVIDSLSGFELAVAPAFREDFRESLSRMVGALTSTGVTVLMTSELEDRYTDLRFSPYGTAFLTDAIIVQRYIEVDSRLQRIMAVVKVRASAHSDELRLYRIDDNGLQIGDRLYNQEGLLGGRPTQHGAGDIRSSEDIS; encoded by the coding sequence ATGAGTACCAAAGTCACAATCAATCGTCTGGCCACAGGCGTACCGGGTTTCGACGAAATTCTGGGTGGAGGTTTGCCGGAGTTTTCATTCAACCTGATTGCAGGCCCGCCGGGCTGCGGCAAGACAACCCTGGCTCATCAAATGATGTTCGCGCTCGCCACACCTGAGCGCCCTGCGATTTTCTTCACGGTGCTCGGTGAGCCTCCACTGAAGATGCTCCGCTACCAGCAGCAGTTCAGCTTTTTCGACGAGGACGCGGTTAACCGTTCGATTCGGTACGTCAACCTTGCCGACGATACCCTTGCCGGGGACCTGGACGAGGTGCTTCGCCGTATCGTGAGCGAGGTAGAAACGCACGCGCCGGCACTGGTGTTCGTCGACTCTTTCCGATCTGTCGTGCTTGCCAGTGAAACGGAATGCAACCCGAACAACAACCTGCCTCAGTTCGTTCAGCAACTGGGGATGTTGATGACCACCTGGCATGCGACGACCTTTCTGCTGGGCGAGTACTTCAACGAACTGGACAGCAACCCTATTTTCACGGTTGCGGACGGGCTGATCTGGCTCCGTCAGAGCGTGCAGCGCAACTCCATGGTGCGCAAAATGGAGATCATGAAGATGCGCGGACAGCCCACGCTGCCGGGGCTGCATACCTTTCGCATCGGAAACTCCGGCGTAACCGTTTATCCGCCTGCGCCTGTCGCGGTGCAGGCGTCCTCCGAGCAGTTGCACGTAAGCGCGCACCCACGCTTGAAGATGGGTATCCCTCGCCTGGACGAAATGCTTGGAGGGGGCCTGCCCAAAGGGTATTCCCTGCTCATTGCAGGCCCGTCAGGTTCGGGCAAGAGCCTGTTGGCTGCCGCCTTCCTGGAAGAAGGCGCACGCAACGGTGAGACAGGGGTCATGGCGGTCTTCGAACAGCGCTCCAACCACCTTCGAAATCCCAAGCTGGTGGAGCTGATCATCAGTGGCAAAGTCGGGATTGTCGACAGACGAGTTCCCGACCTGTCTATCGATGAAATCGTTCAGCAGTTGCTGAGTGAAATCCAGAGACTGAAGGCCTCTCGGGTAGTCATCGATTCCCTGTCAGGGTTTGAGCTCGCCGTGGCACCTGCTTTTCGCGAAGACTTTCGCGAGTCACTGTCACGCATGGTCGGCGCCCTGACCAGCACCGGCGTGACGGTATTGATGACCTCCGAACTCGAGGATCGCTACACGGATTTGCGATTCAGCCCGTATGGCACGGCGTTCTTGACGGACGCGATCATCGTCCAGCGGTACATCGAGGTAGACAGCCGGCTGCAACGCATCATGGCCGTGGTGAAAGTACGCGCCAGTGCCCATTCCGACGAACTTCGGCTGTACCGCATCGACGATAACGGTCTGCAGATCGGCGATCGGCTTTATAACCAGGAAGGATTGCTGGGGGGACGACCCACGCAGCACGGCGCAGGCGACATTCGCTCCTCAGAAGACATCTCATGA
- a CDS encoding sensor histidine kinase: MSEHNDGDKTERSQETLGQSSHAPHKDRALEHLEFLQRELAVAKASAASALQMQLLVEANEQLVVAALSAREQPPTPNPAELSELYHAMREANENLIVSALHAQKLQAHAEHALLEQKNALASVAHEMRNPLTPISMLAERIPSMPAEKIPEMCTLIEGQVRHLARMVEDLLDVSRLSTGKLRLNRSPVDILLILNRAVEACATLTSVKHLQVETDIPKTSLMVDGDPIRIAQIFTNVITNAAKYTPCDGCIRLEVSVEADVMHVVISDNGIGISAQALPVIFDAYFQDAQAIGFNGSGLGIGLTVVRELVEAHGGSVRVSSEGVGKGSQFTLTFPLFKTEGH, encoded by the coding sequence GTGAGTGAGCACAATGACGGGGATAAGACCGAGCGTTCTCAAGAGACTCTCGGGCAATCCTCGCATGCCCCGCATAAGGACAGGGCGCTTGAGCATCTGGAATTCCTGCAGCGGGAACTGGCGGTAGCCAAAGCCTCTGCCGCCAGCGCGCTCCAGATGCAGCTTCTGGTAGAAGCCAATGAACAATTGGTGGTGGCTGCACTCTCGGCGCGAGAGCAACCTCCGACACCGAATCCCGCCGAGCTCTCCGAGCTGTATCACGCAATGCGTGAGGCCAATGAAAACCTGATCGTTTCCGCACTCCATGCTCAGAAGCTTCAGGCTCATGCCGAGCATGCGCTGCTTGAACAAAAAAATGCGCTGGCGAGCGTCGCCCATGAGATGCGCAATCCGCTGACGCCCATCAGCATGCTGGCCGAGCGCATACCGAGCATGCCCGCTGAGAAGATTCCCGAGATGTGCACTTTGATCGAAGGCCAGGTGCGGCATCTCGCACGCATGGTTGAAGACTTGCTGGACGTATCACGTTTGAGCACTGGCAAGCTGCGACTCAATCGTTCTCCCGTCGATATCCTGCTTATCCTCAACCGTGCAGTGGAGGCCTGTGCCACGCTGACGTCAGTCAAGCATCTGCAGGTCGAGACCGATATCCCGAAAACCTCACTCATGGTCGACGGCGACCCGATCCGGATCGCTCAGATATTTACGAACGTGATCACCAACGCCGCGAAATACACGCCCTGCGATGGCTGCATCAGGTTAGAGGTTTCTGTCGAGGCTGACGTCATGCACGTCGTCATATCGGATAACGGCATCGGTATCTCTGCCCAGGCCCTTCCGGTCATTTTCGATGCCTATTTTCAGGATGCGCAGGCCATTGGCTTCAATGGGTCCGGACTGGGAATCGGCTTGACTGTGGTTCGCGAACTCGTCGAGGCGCATGGGGGTAGCGTTCGCGTCAGTAGTGAAGGCGTGGGAAAAGGCAGCCAGTTCACCCTCACCTTTCCGCTGTTCAAGACCGAAGGCCACTAA